Proteins encoded in a region of the Xylocopa sonorina isolate GNS202 chromosome 1, iyXylSono1_principal, whole genome shotgun sequence genome:
- the Not1 gene encoding CCR4-NOT transcription complex subunit 1 isoform X1 gives MNLDSLSFTLSQISYLVANLNKKNFRDSCQEISVLVQWKGLEADRHLLRSLLSCIDFSTGEPPESSAKDFFQVQLLKQECTNLLSKPSFISNLCFAIDHPFHQQKTLNPSPKLFLRLKKVLGLTLVQEVAFAIALLHSENTEIRTLALEHVQKQLPELIKNYINSESSNRHHEEGLHDSLPEVLHLILSQAFHSANQFGLSSEAKEKFLKNLRRDFPRELVPVVLAPLLYPDNGETPQVKTEPNMAVNQMDGNSLVELIMELGYGFTSSVEECRSALAGLGAREISPACAARVLAHMARSCSSLDDAGGLQSFWSNSGTTQDTNKEKSNDNTTPATWNVEVFVQAVKEIQSSLSWSEVIVKLDHADFIIKDRQGLNLLIIGLRLGLQHQGYPPDMFPVELFYRPWDNIEGQFSLVQQILKCPDIFCFADYPYLSVTVDVLKAAPESDSKEAQTWRSLNVVELLLHMAERGLYGPVQEIFKWPIQHCPDVLVLALLQINAPITMLRQELLSTLMPIFLGNHPNSTVILHHAWHGNTVKIKSIIMHAMAEWYIRGDHDQTRLSRILDVAQDLKALTHLLTAQSYPFVIDLACLASRREYLKLEKWLTDKIREQGEVFVTACVKFLQRRCPQVMGPGIKEDLTVPKASQLPQETLTTMLACLQVCAGSVSQECSEAIMTMVQNCSLMLSKSTMSRPPPPGVLRHRALEPFNPANLGGQLFSSKQVDPLGNLSSNLASMGLGSSLGPPSSSAFNLPGALGPLVSAPGSPSRLMGPSPSPFPMLPLSSQLHSGPVGTQGPSVLPGSTTIGGLGRLGPPTGIEKARIPETSNLFPDMAQNVSKEIEDEANSYFQRIYNHPPHPTLSIDEVLDMLKKFQDSGSKREREVFNCMLRNLFEEYRFFPQYPDKELQITAQLFGGIIEKGLINSYMTLGLALRFVLDALRKPEGSKMYYFGITALDRFKSRLKDYQTYCEHVRAIQHFSEFPPHLIEYIEYGLQGQEPPTRPQGPVLPKTLAAILAPVTTPYKTITTTTITTSTTQAKASTTPTTSLSARPSIANATNIDTLLVATDKEEKITTPPEALQDKTAFIFNNLSQLNLQQKCDEIREIVTEEYWPWMAQYLVMKRASIELNFHALYSNFLDCLKLPDVYKMVTRETFRNIKVLLRSDKGIANFSDRSLLKNLGHWLGMLTLGRNKPILHIDIDLKSLLVEAYHKGQQELLYVVPFVAKVLESCAKSRVFRPPNPWTMAIMNVLAELHQEPDLKLNLKFEIEVLCKNLSIDVGELKPALYLKDPEKLRNLEYQLSHPNKKSESNNNQQQSQGPIEELVGPTTTGTIVSQPAPANTTPSLPTGPPEPRFNYMDISVTGIANISQHITINNNLPLFQTHPHLKQFVRPAVERAIQEWIHPVVDRSIKIALTTSEQIVRKDFALDPEEVRMRTAARHMVRNLTAGMAMITCRDQVLTSISTNLKQAFLAAMMGTTPQQKELAEQAAGVVATDNMELACAFVQKTAIEKAIPEMDKRLLNEIELRKIARQEGRRYCDPLAKYQAERMPEQIRLKVGGVTAQQMAVYEEFARNIPGFLPLSERDTQALLMPKPVTEPAVTAFSANPAVAVATAQQVAAYAAAVSNDEVGAMLEKLAAEVEVLLATMGPAAPPPQQAALHSLLESIILTRRSRDAGAAMALLKKAVEGLLDGPTISSGVIDSEIILRYRELHLRILKCLQDPRAYGMQWTNKHVTRCLTECREEFRYNFEAVDYLVRSHLISLPQYDLALAQAIDSGNAMATAFAVQLVQLYLIDERQTTHVTDSDLFHTVEILARMAHHRAPPEGILLFRLTSLIESLRTNHDPAVLADRAPAGPTAHIHSGILQVRARDFDDPPGLMEKTEYLLREWVSMHHSPTHARDPTKAFGIFVHQMNIHGILKTDDLITRFFKLSTQMCVDLCYRALAETNAAPSVVRAKCFHSLDAFVRLVALLVKHSGDSTNTHTKINLLNKVLGIVAGVLLQDHEIRGTDFQQLPYHRIFIMLFLELCAPEPVLEAVNYQVLTAFCHTLHILRPAKASGFCYAWLELVSHRVFIGRMLAITPQQKCWGMYAQLLTDLFRYLAPYLRNAELAKPVTLLYKGTLRVLLVLLHDFPEFLCDYHYGFCDVIPPNCIQMKNLILSAYPRNMRLPDPFTPNLKVDMLQEIAHAPRVLTNFASMIQPLSFKKELDSYLKARAPVTFLSELRSNLQVSQEAGVRYNIQLMNALVLYVGTQAIAFIRSKGHTPNMSTIAHSAHMDIFQNLAVDLDTEGRYLFVNAIANQLRYPNSHTHYFSCTLLYLFAEANTEAIQEQITRVLLERLIVNRPHPWGLLITFVELIKNPTYKFWTHEFVHCAPEIEKLFESIARSCMVQKQVQPTPEPEIPE, from the exons ATGAACCTGGACTCGTTGTCTTTTACTTTGTCACAAATCAGTTATTTGGTTGCGAATTTAAATAAGAAAAATTTTCGGGACAGCTGCCAAGAAATATCAGTC TTGGTGCAGTGGAAGGGTTTGGAGGCAGACAGACATTTGCTGCGCTCTTTACTCTCGTGCATCGACTTTTCGACTGGAGAGCCACCAGAATCAAGCGCAAAAGATTTCTTTCAAGTGCAACTTTTGAAACAAGAGTGTACTAATCTTCTTAGCAAGCCTTCTTTTATTTCTAATCTGTGCTTTGCTATAGATCATCCATTTCATCAGCAAAag ACTTTAAACCCGTCGCCAAAACTTTTTTTACGTTTGAAAAAGGTACTTGGTTTAACTCTAGTACAAGAAGTTGCATTTGCGATTGCATTGCTGCATTCTGAGAAtactgaaattcgtacattagcCCTAGAGCACGTACAAAAGCAGCTACCTGAATTgataaaaaattatattaacTCTGAGTCAAGCAATAGACACCACGAAGAGGGATTGCACGATTCGTTGCCTGAAGTTCTTCATCTGATATTATCTCAAGCTTTTCATTCGGCCAATCAATTTGGCCTTTCATCAGAAGCAAAAGAAAAATTTCTCAAGAATTTAAGGCGCGATTTTCCCCGTGAGCTGGTACCAGTGGTGTTAGCACCACTCTTGTACCCAGACAACGGGGAAACTCCGCAAGTTAAAACTGAACCAAACATGGCTGTTAACCAAATG GATGGGAATTCTTTAGTAGAATTGATTATGGAATTAGGATATGGATTCACTAGTAGCGTTGAAGAATGTCGATCAGCCTTAGCTGGCCTAGGAGCTAGAGAAATATCTCCAGCATGTGCTGCCAGAGTTTTAGCTCATATGGCGCGTAGTTGTAGTAGTCTTGATGATGCTGGTGGATTACAATCATTCTGGAGTAATTCTGGAACTACACAAGATACCAACAAGGAAAAATCAAATGATAACACTACTCCTGCTACATGGAATGTTGAAGTGTTTGTTCAAGCTGTAAAGGAGATT CAGTCGTCACTATCTTGGAGTGAAGTAATAGTTAAGTTGGATCATGCAGATTTTATTATCAAAGATAGGCAAGGATTGAATCTGTTGATCATAGGATTAAGATTGGGATTGCAACATCAAGGATACCCTCCAGATATGTTTCCTGTGGAACTTTTTTATCGTCCTTGGGATAATATAGAAGGACAGTTTTCTTTAGTACAACAAATTTTAAAGTGCCCTGATATATTTTGTTTCGCCGATTATCCATATCTCTCTGTGACTGTTGATGTATTAAAAGCGGCGCCAGAAAGTGACAGTAAAGAAGCACAAACATGGAGATCGTTAAATGTAGTAGAATTACTCCTACATATGGCAGAAAGAGGACTGTACGGACCTGTCCAAGAAATATTTAAATGGCCCATTCAACACTGCCCTGATGTTCTTGTATTAGCATTATTACAAATTAACGCCCCTATCACTATGCTCAGACAGGAATTACTTAGTACATTAATGCCCATTTTTCTCGGAAATCATCCAAATTCGACTGTTATTCTGCATCATGCGTGGCATGGAAATACTGTTAAAATAAAATCTATTATTATGCATGCTATGGCAGAATGGTATATACGCGGGGATCATGATCAAACAAGATTATCTCGTATTCTTGATGTCGCTCAAGATCTCAAAGCATTAACTCATCTGTTGACTGCTCAATCATATCCGTTTGTTATCGACTTGGCTTGTTTGGCTTCAAGAAGAGAATATCTAAAGTTAGAAAAGTGGTTGACAGATAAAATTAGAGAACAAGGAGAGGTTTTTGTTACTGCTTGTGTAAAATTTTTACAAAGACGTTGTCCTCAAGTGATGGGTCCTGGAATAAAGGAAGATCTTACAGTACCAAAAGCGAGTCAACTCCCGCAAGAGACTCTAACAACAATGCTTGCTTGTTTACAAGTGTGCGCCGG GAGCGTATCTCAAGAATGTTCCGAGGCAATAATGACAATGGTACAAAATTGCAGTCTAATGTTAAGTAAAAGTACAATGAGCAGACCACCTCCGCCAGGAGTTTTACGGCATCGTGCATTGGAACCTTTTAATCCAGCTAATTTAGGAGGACAG TTGTTTTCTTCAAAACAAGTGGACCCACTTGGAAATTTAAGTTCAAATCTTGCATCTATGGGTTTGGGTTCCAGTCTTGGTCCACCGAGTAGTTCCGCGTTTAATTTACCAGGTGCTCTTGGGCCTTTAGTATCAGCACCTGGGTCTCCTTCTCGTCTCATGGGACCTTCTCCAAGTCCATTTCCGATGTTGCCATTAtcttcgcagttacattcaggACCAGTTGGTACGCAAGGACCGTCTGTTCTCCCTGGCAGTACAACAATTGGGGGATTAGGCCGGCTTGGACCACCGACAGGCATTGAGAAAGCAAGAATACCTGAAACATCAAACTTATTTCCTGACATGGCACAAAATGTTTCTAAAGAGATCGAAGACGAAGCAAACAGCTATTTTCAACGTATATACAATCATCCACCACATCCTACATTATCAATTGATGAAGTTCTCGATATGCTGAAAAAGTTCCAAGATTCTGGtagtaaaagagagagagaagtatTTAACTGTATGTTGAGGAATTTATTCGAGGAATATCGGTTTTTTCCTCAATATCCTGATAAAGAACTGCAAATTACGGCACAACTGTTCGGAGGAATCATTGAAAAAGGATTGATTAACAGCTATATGACGCTTGGATTAGCTTTGAGATTTGTATTAGATGCGCTTAGAAAACCAGAAGGTAGCAAGATGTATTATTTTGGTATAACAGCTCTAGATCGTTTCAAGAGCCGTTTAAAAGACTATCAAACATATTGCGAACACGTTAGGGCAATTCAACATTTCAGTGAGTTTCCGCCACATTTAATTGAATACATAGAATATGGATTACAGGGGCAGGAACCTCCCACAAGACCTCAAGGTCCAGTCCTACCAAAAACTTTAGCAGCTATATTAGCACCAGTTACTACGCCATACAAAACTATTACAACAACGACAATAACGACAAGTACTACTCAAGCAAAAGCATCAACAACTCCAACCACATCTCTGTCGGCCAGA CCTTCCATTGCTAACGCAACAAACATCGATACACTATTAGTAGCAACAGATAAAGAAGAAAAGATTACGACACCGCCAGAAGCTTTGCAAGATAAGACAGCGTTCATCTTTAACAATCTTAGTCAACTGAACTTACAACAGAAATGCGACGAAATTCGAGAAATCGTTACGGAAGAGTATTGGCCTTGGATGGCTCAATATTTAGTGATGAAACGTGCAAGCATAGAACTAAATTTCCATGCCTTATATTCAAATTTTCTGGACTGCTTAAAGTTGCCAGACGTGTATAAAATGGTTACTAGAGAGACATTTAGAaacataaaagttttgttacgaaGTGATAAAGGGATAGCAAATTTTTCTGATCGTTCACTTTTAAAAAATTTAGGTCACTGGCTAGGGATGTTAACTCTTGGAAGGAATAAACCTATTTTACATATTGATATAGATCTAAAAAGTTTACTTGTTGAAGCGTATCACAAAGGTCAGCAAGAACTACTCTACGTGGTTCCCTTTGTTGCTAAAGTACTCGAGAGTTGTGCAAAAAGCCGTGTTTTCCGGCCGCCTAATCCTTGGACAATGGCAATTATGAATGTATTGGCAGAATTACATCAAGAACCCGATTTAAAATTGAACTTAAAATTCGagatcgaagtgttatgcaaaaaTTTAAGTATTGATGTTGGTGAATTAAAACCAGCGCTTTATTTGAAAGATCCAGAAAAATTGCGGAACTTGGAATATCAGTTGTCGCATCCTAATAAAAAATCCGAATCGAACAATAACCAACAACAATCTCAAGGCCCTATTGAAGAATTGGTTGGTCCTACCACAACTGGAACTATCGTTTCACAGCCTGCTCCAGCGAATACAACACCGTCATTACCTACTGGTCCACCAGAACCACGTTTTAATTATATGGATATATCTGTAACAGGCATTGCCAACATTTCTCAGCATATCACAATTAATAACAATTTGCCATTGTTCCAAACACATCCGCATTTAAAACAGTTTGTTCGCCCAGCTGTTGAGAGAGCAATTCAGGAATGGATTCATCCTgtagtcgatcgatcgatcaaaaTAGCTCTAACTACTAGCGAACAAATAGTAAGAAAAGACTTTGCGTTAGATCCAGAAGAAGTTCGAATGAGAACCGCAGCTAGGCACATGGTTCGTAATTTAACCGCTGGAATGGCTATGATTACTTGCCGCGATCAAGTTTTAACGTCGATTAGTACAAATTTAAAACAAGCTTTTTTAGCCGCAATGATGGGTACAACACCACAACAGAAAGAACTCGCGGAACAAGCGGCTGGTGTAGTAGCTACCGATAACATGGAACTTGCTTGTGCATTTGTACAAAAAACAGCTATCGAAAAAGCGATCCCAGAAATGGACAAACGTCTGTTAAATGAAATCGAACTGCGGAAGATTGCACGGCAGGAAGGGAGAAGGTATTGTGATCCATTGGCGAAATATCAAGCTGAAAGAATGCCCGAACAAATAAGATTGAAGGTAGGCGGAGTGACGGCTCAACAAATGGCTGTGTACGAAGAATTTGCAAGAAATATTCCAGGATTTTTACCATTATCTGAACGTGATACACAAGCTCTACTAATGCCCAAACCTGTTACA GAACCTGCAGTGACAGCATTTTCGGCTAATCCTGCAGTTGCAGTGGCTACAGCACAACAGGTTGCTGCATATGCTGCTGCAGTAAGTAACGATGAGGTTGGAGCTATGTTAGAAAAGCTTGCAGCTGAAGTTGAAGTATTACTTGCCACGATGGGTCCAGCTGCACCTCCTCCACAACAAGCTGCCCTTCATAGTTTGTTAGAATCTATTATTCTAACACGAAGATCAAGAGATGCAGGCGCTGCTATGGCATTACTTAAAAAG GCTGTAGAAGGGTTATTAGACGGCCCTACCATTTCTAGTGGTGTAATAGATTCAGAAATTATACTACGATATAGAGAGCTTCATTTACGCATTCTGAAGTGTCTTCAAGATCCACGTGCTTATGGTATGCAGTGGACAAACAAACACGTTACTCGATGTTTGACAGAATGCAGAGAAGAATTCCGATACAACTTCGAAGCTGTCGATTATCTCGTCAG GTCTCATTTAATTAGTCTTCCACAGTACGATTTAGCTTTAGCCCAAGCTATAGACTCTGGTAACGCTATGGCAACAGCATTTGCCGTGCAGTTGGTGCAACTTTATTTAATTGATGAAAGACAGACTACACATGTTACTGATTCCGACTTATTTCACACAGTTGAGATACTTGCCAGAATGGCTCATCACAGAGCACCTCCTGAAGG GATTTTACTCTTTAGACTAACAAGTCTGATAGAATCTTTGCGCACTAATCATGACCCAGCTGTGTTAGCAGACAGAGCTCCTGCTGGCCCTACAGCCCATATTCATTCTGGAATTCTACAGGTGAGA GCTCGTGACTTTGATGATCCACCCGGATTGATGGAGAAAACGGAATATTTGTTACGTGAATGGGTTTCAATGCATCATAGTCCAACACACGCTCGTGATCCTACGAAAGCTTTTGGAATATTTGTTCATCAAATGAACATTCACGGAATTCTTAAAACCGATGATCTCATAACAAGATTCTTCAAATTGAGCACCCAGATGTGTGTGGATCTGTGTTATCGTGCTTTAGCTGAAACAAACGCTGCACCATCAGTTGTTCGTGCGAAATGTTTCCATTCGCTGGATGCTTTTGTCCGATTAGTCGCGCTTTTGGTAAAACATTCTGGTGACAGTACAAACACTCACACGAAGATTAATTTGCTAAACAAGGTATTAGGAATCGTTGCTGGCGTGTTACTGCAAGATCACGAAATACGTGGAACCGATTTTCAACAATTGCCTTATCACAGAATTTTCATTATGCTCTTCCTGGAACTTTGTGCTCCTGAACCTGTATTGGAAGCAGTAAATTATCAAGTATTAACTGCGTTCTGTCATACGTTGCACATACTTAGACCAGCGAAAGCTTCGGGATTTTGTTACGCTTGGCTAGAGTTAGTTTCACACAGAGTATTTATTGGCCGTATGCTTGCAATCACACCGCAACAAAAATGTTGGGGTATGTACGCGCAACTTTTAACCGATCTATTCAGGTATCTCGCACCATACCTTCGAAATGCCGAACTTGCTAAACCTGTTACTTTGTTATACAAAGGAACGCTTAGAGTGCTATTAGTTTTACTACACGATTTTCCTGAATTCCTTTGTGATTATCATTATGGATTTTGCGATGTAATTCCACCCAATTGCATACAGATGAAAAATCTGATTTTAAGCGCGTATCCAAGAAATATGCGATTGCCTGATCCATTTACACCAAATCTGAAGGTTGATATGCTACAAGAAATAGCTCATGCTCCTCGGGTATTGACTAATTTTGCGTCCATGATACAACCACTAAGTTTCAAAAAAGAGCTTGATTCATATCTGAAAGCGCGTGCACCTGTTACTTTCCTTTCTGAATTACGCAGTAATTTACAAGTATCTCAAGAAGCTGGTGTCCGTTACAATATTCAGTTGATGAACGCTTTAGTACTTTACGTGGGAACACAAGCTATAGCTTTTATTCGTAGTAAAGGGCATACTCCTAACATGTCTACTATCGCACATTCTGCACATATGGATATATTCCAAAACTTGGCGGTCGATCTAGATACAGAAGGTCGTTATTTGTTCGTGAATGCGATTGCAAATCAGCTACGATATCCTAATAGTCATACACATTACTTCAGCTGCACACTTCTGTACTTGTTTGCCGAAGCTAATACAGAAGCAATACAAGAACAAATTACGAGAGTTCTCCTAGAGAGACTTATCGTAAATAGGCCTCATCCATGGGGTCTTCTCATTACATTCGTCGAACTTATAAAAAATCCAACATACAAATTCTGGACGCACGAATTCGTTCACTGTGCGCCAGAAATTGAAAA ATTATTCGAATCGATAGCTCGATCGTGTATGGTTCAAAAACAAGTACAGCCCACTCCGGAACCAGAGATCCCGGAGTGA